A DNA window from Pleuronectes platessa chromosome 19, fPlePla1.1, whole genome shotgun sequence contains the following coding sequences:
- the slc25a46 gene encoding mitochondrial outer membrane protein SLC25A46: MASRRPDSFDGLGYRGRDDPLYGASFPVRSAGVPAELQHHQWVTTPPDIPGSRNLHHGERTPHNEDPRAEHGGPGAAGGWEAPQPGVPPVEQLNRFAGFGIGLVSLFTENVLAHPCIVLRRQCQVNYHGRCYHLTPFSAVVVMYAITKAQGPKALWKGMGSTFIVHGITLGAEGIISEFTPLPRELPHRWSWKQLAGHLLLKGLTAVVALPFYCSSLIETVQSEIVRDESSSGLLDCVREGLARLLGVGAPHSHRLLPLSSLLLPAALHAVLRYAIAASVQRVFLWLHQRSKKQRMDPSNPLDGYFPELAAAWAGSLVADVLVFPLETALHRLSLQGTRTIIDATDGVVAVGNGGSPLVLPVNSQYDGFSECLHAIRRKEGVAGYYRGFGALVAQYALHGALLAAARTLLRLLLLDGKNH; the protein is encoded by the exons ATGGCCTCCAGGCGGCCGGACAGCTTCGATGGGCTCGGCTACCGCGGCCGCGATGACCCGCTGTATGGAGCCAGCTTCCCGGTCAGGAGCGCCGGAGTCCCCGCGGAGCTGCAACACCACCAGTGggtcaccacgccgccggacaTCCCCGGGAGCCGCAACCTGCACCACGGAGAGCGGACACCGCACAATGAGGATCCACGGGCGGAGCACGGAGGCCCCGGAGCTGCAGGCGGCTGGGAGGCTCCGCAGCCCGGGGTACCGCCTGTCG AGCAGCTGAACAGATTTGCCGGCTTTGGGATCGGACTGGTCAG cctgTTCACAGAGAACGTCCTGGCTCATCCCTGCATCGTGCTGCGCAGACAGTGTCAG GTGAACTATCACGGCCGCTGTTACCACCTGACTCCGTTCAGTGCTGTGGTCGTTATGTACGCCATCACCAAGGCTCAG GGTCCGAAGGCGCTGTGGAAGGGGATGGGCAGCACCTTCATCGTTCACGGCATCACACTCGGAGCCGAGGGCATCATCAGCGAGTTCACTCCTTTACCACG GGAGCTTCCTCATCGCTGGAGCTGGAAACAACTCGCTGGACATTTGCTCCTTAAAGG GTTAACAGCGGTGGTGGCGCTTCCATTTTACTGTTCCAGCCTCATTGAGACGGTCCAG AGTGAGATTGTCCGTGACGAGTCGTCGTCCGGTTTGCTCGACTGTGTCCGTGAAGGTCTGGCCCGGCTGTTGGGCGTCGGCGCTCCTCACAGTCACCGTCTGCTTCCTCTCAGctctctgctgcttcctgcCGCTCTGCACGCTGTCCTGCGATATGCTATCGCTGCCTCTGTACAGCGTGTGTTTCTGTGGCTGCACCAGCGGAGCAAGAAGCAGCGGATGGATCCGTCCAACCCGCTCGACGGCTACTTCCCTGAGCTGGCGGCGGCTTGGGCTGGGTCTCTTGTGGCCGATGTGTTGGTGTTTCCTCTGGAGACTGCGCTACACCGCCTCAGCCTGCAGGGCACGCGCACCATCATTGACGCCACTGATGGCGTGGTCGCTGTGGGAAATGGTGGCAGCCCACTAGTCCTGCCTGTCAACTCGCAGTATGACGGCTTCTCCGAATGCCTTCACGCCATCCGCCGCAAGGAGGGTGTGGCTGGCTATTACCGCGGGTTTGGAGCGCTCGTGGCACAGTACGCGCTCCATGGGGCGCTGCTCGCTGCTGCCAGGACtctgctgaggctgctgctgctggacggcAAGAACCACTAG
- the slc31a1 gene encoding high affinity copper uptake protein 1 isoform X2 has translation MDHSHHHNTMAPPTTGGHDHGGGGTDGSTGGHMGMVMTFYVGYENVELLFAGLLINSVGEMVAACIGVFLLAVLYEGLKIGREALLRRSQVNVRYNSMPLPGADGTMLMETHKTVGQRMLSPGHFMQTLLHIIQVVISYFLMLVFMTYNAYLCIAVALGAGMGYFLFSWRKAVVVDITEHCH, from the exons ATGGACCATAGCCACCATCACAACACCATGGCCCCGCCCACCACCGGAGGACACGACCACGGGGGAGGAGGGACTGATGGGAGCACTGGAGGACACATGGGGATG GTGATGACCTTCTACGTTGGCTACGAAAACGTCGAGCTGCTGTTCGCCGGACTGCTCATCAACTCAGTCGGAG AGATGGTCGCAGCGTGTATTGGTGTCTTCCTATTGGCCGTCCTGTACGAGGGACTAAAGATTGGACGTGAAGCGTTGCTGCGTCGCAGTCAGGTCAACGTGCGGTACAACTCGATGCCGCTCCCAGGGGCTGATGGGACAATGCTGATGGAGACGCACAAGACGGTTGG GCAGCGGATGCTAAGCCCCGGTCACTTCATGCAGACCCTGCTGCACATCATCCAGGTGGTGATCAGCTACTTCCTGATGCTCGTGTTCATGACCTACAACGCTTACCTGTGCATCGCCGTGGCGCTTGGTGCCGGGATGGGCTATTTCCTGTTCAGCTGGAGGAAGGCGGTGGTCGTCGACATCACCGAGCACTGCCATTAG
- the slc31a1 gene encoding high affinity copper uptake protein 1 isoform X1 has translation MDHSHHHNTMAPPTTGGHDHGGGGTDGSTGGHMGMVMTFYVGYENVELLFAGLLINSVGEMVAACIGVFLLAVLYEGLKIGREALLRRSQVNVRYNSMPLPGADGTMLMETHKTVGSLIDSHDLEGAEPSIGKKLCPSGRDVRQRMLSPGHFMQTLLHIIQVVISYFLMLVFMTYNAYLCIAVALGAGMGYFLFSWRKAVVVDITEHCH, from the exons ATGGACCATAGCCACCATCACAACACCATGGCCCCGCCCACCACCGGAGGACACGACCACGGGGGAGGAGGGACTGATGGGAGCACTGGAGGACACATGGGGATG GTGATGACCTTCTACGTTGGCTACGAAAACGTCGAGCTGCTGTTCGCCGGACTGCTCATCAACTCAGTCGGAG AGATGGTCGCAGCGTGTATTGGTGTCTTCCTATTGGCCGTCCTGTACGAGGGACTAAAGATTGGACGTGAAGCGTTGCTGCGTCGCAGTCAGGTCAACGTGCGGTACAACTCGATGCCGCTCCCAGGGGCTGATGGGACAATGCTGATGGAGACGCACAAGACGGTTGG CTCATTGATTGACAGTCATGATTTGGAGGGGGCGGAGCCTTCTATTGGAAAAAAGTTATGCCCCTCAGGACGCGATGTCAG GCAGCGGATGCTAAGCCCCGGTCACTTCATGCAGACCCTGCTGCACATCATCCAGGTGGTGATCAGCTACTTCCTGATGCTCGTGTTCATGACCTACAACGCTTACCTGTGCATCGCCGTGGCGCTTGGTGCCGGGATGGGCTATTTCCTGTTCAGCTGGAGGAAGGCGGTGGTCGTCGACATCACCGAGCACTGCCATTAG
- the atp6v1g1 gene encoding V-type proton ATPase subunit G 1 translates to MASQSQGIQQLLQAEKRAAEKVAEARKRKNRRLKQAKEEAQAEIEQYRLQREKEFKTKEAAALGSHGNSAVEVDRDTVERMAHIQASYRGNREAVLVELLRRVCEIKPEFHANYRVAG, encoded by the exons ATGGCGAGTCAGTCTCAGGGgatccagcagctgctgcaggccgAGAAGAGAGCGGCCGAGAAGGTGGCGGAGGCCCGCAAAC GTAAGAACCGGCGTCTGAAGCAGGCGAAGGAGGAGGCCCAAGCGGAGATCGAACAGTATCGTctccagagggagaaggagtttAAGACCAAAGAAGCTGCC GCCCTTGGTTCCCATGGTAACAGTGCTGTGGAGGTGGACCGTGACACCGTAGAACGGATGGCCCATATCCAGGCTAGTTACCGTGGTAACAGGGAGGCGGTGCTGGTCGAGCTGCTGCGACGCGTCTGTGAAATTAAGCCGGAGTTTCACGCCAACTACCGCGTCGCTGGCTAA